One genomic window of Prochlorococcus sp. MIT 0801 includes the following:
- the ylqF gene encoding ribosome biogenesis GTPase YlqF encodes MNKQIIQWYPGHIAKAEKQLKAHLNKVDLVFEVRDARIPLATSHPYLQKWLKGKKQILILNRKDMINVDAYHAWDKKLRSEGKVPWWCDAKAGTGVLQIKQAAIRAGQELNQRRLDRGMKNRAIRVLTLGFPNVGKSALINRLVKKKVVSSSRKPGVTRSLRWVRLGQDLDLLDAPGVLPPRFEDQNAALKLAICDDIGQAAYDTEQVAISLMKLLERLENIQEAGIKSRCLQNRYGILVNETIKDEYSWLLSAAERHTSGDTLRMSQRLLDDFRKNLLGNISLELP; translated from the coding sequence GTGAACAAGCAAATCATACAATGGTATCCAGGGCATATTGCTAAAGCAGAAAAACAATTAAAAGCGCATCTAAATAAAGTTGATCTAGTTTTCGAAGTGCGAGACGCAAGAATACCACTTGCCACTTCTCACCCATATCTCCAAAAATGGTTAAAAGGAAAGAAGCAAATATTAATTCTTAATAGAAAAGACATGATCAATGTTGATGCCTATCATGCATGGGATAAAAAACTAAGATCAGAGGGCAAAGTCCCATGGTGGTGTGATGCAAAAGCTGGTACAGGCGTTCTCCAAATAAAACAGGCCGCTATTCGTGCTGGGCAAGAGTTAAATCAAAGGCGTCTTGACCGAGGGATGAAAAACCGTGCAATTAGAGTTCTAACTCTTGGTTTCCCAAATGTAGGAAAATCTGCTCTCATTAACAGACTAGTTAAAAAAAAAGTTGTATCTAGCTCAAGAAAACCTGGGGTCACCAGAAGTTTGCGATGGGTAAGATTGGGACAAGATCTAGATCTATTGGATGCTCCTGGAGTTCTTCCGCCTAGATTCGAAGATCAAAATGCCGCATTAAAACTGGCTATTTGTGATGATATTGGTCAGGCCGCATACGATACTGAACAGGTCGCCATTAGCCTTATGAAACTTCTTGAGAGATTAGAAAACATTCAAGAAGCGGGAATCAAGTCAAGGTGTCTTCAAAACAGATATGGAATACTTGTCAATGAAACAATTAAAGACGAATATTCATGGCTACTTTCAGCAGCAGAACGTCACACTTCCGGAGATACTCTAAGAATGTCTCAAAGATTACTTGATGATTTTCGCAAAAATTTATTGGGGAATATCTCTCTTGAACTCCCCTAA
- a CDS encoding RluA family pseudouridine synthase, whose protein sequence is MDKEIKHEFGQGPGELFEGEYKKPLPMRLDRWLVSQRAEQSRAHIQKFIEAGFARVNGKTGKAKTPIRPGDIIQLWVPPPEPLPYLKPEEIDLDILYEDDHLIVINKTAGIAVHPAPGNKSGTLVNGLIHHCPNLPGIGGKLRPGIVHRLDKDTTGCIVVAKTQEALVKLQIQIQKRVASRNYIAVVHGAIKDNEGMIVGCIGRHPKDRKKYAVVDEESGRYACTHWKLIKNIGNFSLLKFKLDTGRTHQIRVHSAHIGHPIIGDKTYSRCKKLPIKLGGQALHAIELGLIHPMTLEKMKFTAPLPKDFERLIKVLQPKHNTTLEF, encoded by the coding sequence ATGGATAAAGAAATCAAGCATGAATTTGGGCAGGGCCCAGGTGAATTATTTGAAGGTGAATATAAGAAACCTTTGCCTATGAGGCTTGATAGATGGCTAGTAAGTCAACGGGCCGAACAAAGTAGAGCTCATATTCAGAAATTCATTGAAGCGGGGTTCGCAAGAGTTAATGGTAAGACTGGAAAAGCAAAAACTCCCATTAGGCCAGGTGACATAATTCAACTTTGGGTTCCACCACCCGAGCCTCTTCCTTATTTAAAGCCAGAAGAAATTGATTTAGATATTTTGTATGAAGATGATCATCTAATAGTCATTAATAAAACAGCAGGAATAGCAGTTCATCCTGCACCAGGAAATAAATCAGGAACTTTAGTCAATGGATTAATCCATCATTGCCCAAACTTACCTGGCATTGGAGGTAAATTAAGACCTGGAATAGTTCATCGTTTAGATAAAGACACAACTGGATGCATTGTCGTAGCAAAGACGCAAGAAGCCTTAGTTAAGCTGCAAATTCAAATACAAAAAAGAGTAGCCTCAAGAAATTATATTGCTGTTGTTCATGGAGCTATTAAAGATAATGAAGGCATGATTGTCGGCTGTATTGGCCGACATCCAAAAGATAGAAAAAAATATGCTGTTGTTGATGAGGAATCTGGTAGATATGCTTGTACACATTGGAAATTAATTAAAAATATAGGAAATTTTTCTCTTCTTAAATTCAAACTGGATACAGGTAGAACACATCAAATTCGTGTTCATAGTGCACACATTGGTCATCCTATTATTGGAGACAAAACTTATAGTAGATGTAAAAAATTACCCATTAAACTTGGTGGCCAAGCATTACATGCAATTGAATTGGGTTTAATACACCCAATGACATTAGAGAAAATGAAATTCACAGCTCCATTGCCTAAAGATTTTGAAAGACTTATAAAAGTATTACAACCTAAACATAATACTACTTTGGAATTCTAG
- a CDS encoding ABC transporter ATP-binding protein, with translation MKNCSKEVLKINKLNAIYPNNTTYVLNGLDLKMKRGESLALVGSSGCGKSTVARAIIQLLPNGCVCDGEIFLNGKNVLKLEEDSLQTIRGQEVGLIFQDPMSRLNPLMTVGDHLVDTFSAHDNSEPIYNLVKKAKSLLEKVGIDPIRFNSFPHEFSGGMRQRIAIALAICLRPPLIIADEPTTSLDTIIADQIMSELSLLCDEIGSALLLITHDLAMAYKWCNKIAILDYGQIVESGNIKEIVGNPKTDIAQRLVNSGRILEGSEREILTKRSSLLRVNRLRCWHNSGFWPFNSFWLKAVNEVTFSLYEGETLGIVGPSGCGKSTLCRALTGLLPIRGGSVFFLGKKISTINRKSLKQLRKYIQIIFQDPSASLNPKMTVMDAIMDPILIHKLLSPSQAREKARDLLELVGLMPTVMYEQRLPFQLSGGQQQRVAIARALALNPKILICDESVSMLDAEIQAEVLELLRSLQENLKLSMLFITHDLSVAAGFCHRVLVLDKGQIIEENFGNNLLNYPQKYLTKKMVEACPRIPK, from the coding sequence ATGAAAAATTGCTCAAAAGAAGTTTTAAAGATAAATAAACTTAATGCTATTTATCCAAATAATACTACTTACGTATTAAACGGATTAGATCTGAAGATGAAACGTGGCGAGAGTCTTGCATTAGTTGGTAGTTCTGGCTGTGGAAAAAGTACTGTTGCTAGGGCTATAATTCAGCTTCTTCCGAATGGATGTGTTTGTGATGGTGAGATTTTTTTAAATGGAAAAAATGTATTAAAACTAGAAGAGGATTCTTTGCAAACTATTCGGGGGCAAGAGGTTGGATTGATATTTCAGGATCCAATGTCACGTTTAAATCCTTTAATGACTGTTGGTGATCATTTGGTGGATACTTTTAGCGCTCATGATAACTCTGAACCAATTTATAACTTAGTAAAAAAAGCTAAAAGCTTATTAGAAAAAGTTGGAATAGATCCTATAAGATTTAACTCTTTTCCACATGAATTTAGTGGAGGAATGCGACAACGTATTGCAATTGCTTTGGCAATTTGTTTAAGACCTCCTTTGATAATTGCTGATGAACCTACGACTAGTTTGGATACAATAATTGCTGATCAAATCATGAGTGAATTGAGTTTACTTTGTGATGAAATTGGGTCTGCTTTGCTATTGATAACTCATGATTTAGCGATGGCATATAAATGGTGTAATAAAATCGCAATACTTGATTATGGGCAAATAGTAGAATCTGGAAATATTAAAGAGATAGTTGGTAATCCAAAAACTGATATTGCTCAGAGATTAGTTAATTCAGGAAGAATTTTAGAGGGATCTGAGAGAGAAATATTGACTAAAAGAAGTTCATTATTGAGAGTCAATAGATTAAGGTGCTGGCATAATTCAGGCTTTTGGCCCTTCAATTCTTTTTGGTTGAAAGCGGTTAATGAAGTTACCTTTTCTCTGTATGAAGGAGAAACTCTTGGTATCGTAGGCCCATCGGGTTGTGGTAAGAGTACTCTATGTAGAGCTTTGACCGGTTTATTGCCTATAAGAGGTGGAAGTGTTTTTTTCCTTGGTAAGAAGATTTCAACAATCAATAGGAAATCTTTAAAACAATTACGTAAATATATTCAAATTATTTTTCAAGATCCTTCTGCTTCTTTGAATCCTAAGATGACAGTAATGGATGCAATTATGGATCCAATTCTTATCCATAAATTGTTAAGTCCATCTCAAGCCAGAGAAAAAGCTCGTGATCTTTTAGAACTTGTTGGTTTAATGCCTACAGTAATGTATGAACAACGTTTACCTTTTCAACTTTCAGGCGGACAACAGCAAAGAGTAGCTATTGCAAGAGCACTTGCACTTAATCCTAAAATACTTATTTGTGATGAAAGTGTGAGTATGTTAGATGCAGAAATTCAAGCAGAAGTTTTGGAGTTACTACGCTCTTTGCAAGAAAATCTAAAACTATCTATGTTATTCATAACTCATGATTTATCAGTTGCGGCAGGCTTTTGTCACAGAGTATTAGTGTTGGATAAGGGACAAATTATTGAAGAGAATTTTGGTAACAATTTGTTAAATTATCCTCAAAAATATCTAACAAAAAAAATGGTAGAAGCCTGTCCTAGAATTCCAAAGTAG
- a CDS encoding bifunctional (p)ppGpp synthetase/guanosine-3',5'-bis(diphosphate) 3'-pyrophosphohydrolase — translation MPKVTSAQNSNQTNSVCDEFFDGQPQLRTHQIKEIDDYEIILPEWLKNCIKNIPPGIGASCPRDSEALLVAAFDLAYQLHKGQFRKSGEPYITHPVAVADLLREIGASASVIAAGFLHDVVEDTDITPEQLEGYFGSEVRYLVEGVTKLGGIHFNNRTEAQAENLRKMFLAMASDIRVVLVKLADRLHNMRTISYLAEEKQTRIAKETREIYAPLANRLGIGRLKWELEDLAFKLLEPDPFREIQQQIASKRSEREERLNTTVQLLKDRLNSAGLHQCEVSGRPKHLYGIWSKMQRQQKEFHEIFDVAALRIIVSDVETCYRALAVVHDTFRPIPGRFKDYIGLPKPNGYQSLHTAVIGRHRPIEVQIRTPEMHRVSEFGIAAHWKYKEGGSPANPDSEKFNWLRQLVEWQQEDGVNDHNDYLASIKEDLFDEEVFVFTPKGDVLGLRNGSTAIDFAYRIHSEVGNHCNGARINDRLCVLSTPLENGDFVEILTHKSSHPSLDWLNYVATPTARNRIRQWYKKSHRQETISRGKELLEQEFGRKGIDNLLKGNAITKVAERCNLKSADDLLAALGFGALTLHQVMNRFREEIKILNQVPETELSDIELANQIGAQANLASNKSKLSQTKCSPIVGLEGLDYRLGGCCSPLPGEAILGTIALGNHGITIHRTNCVNLESIPNSRRLSVQWNANARIKEEKFPIQLRIEVIDRVGVLKDILMRLSDRGINVIDARVQTSHGKPACIDLKVELESVNQLEITINQIRSMVDVLDIART, via the coding sequence ATGCCAAAAGTCACCTCTGCACAAAATTCAAACCAGACAAATTCGGTCTGTGATGAATTTTTTGATGGCCAGCCACAACTTAGAACTCATCAGATTAAAGAAATTGATGATTATGAAATTATTTTGCCAGAATGGTTAAAAAATTGCATTAAAAATATACCACCGGGAATAGGCGCAAGTTGCCCAAGAGATTCTGAAGCGCTTTTAGTTGCTGCTTTTGATCTTGCATATCAATTACACAAAGGACAATTCAGAAAAAGTGGTGAGCCCTACATAACCCATCCAGTTGCAGTAGCTGACTTATTAAGAGAAATTGGTGCAAGTGCTAGCGTAATAGCAGCAGGTTTTTTGCATGACGTCGTCGAAGATACAGACATCACACCAGAACAACTCGAGGGTTATTTTGGTAGTGAAGTTAGATATTTAGTTGAAGGTGTGACTAAATTAGGCGGAATCCATTTTAACAATCGGACAGAAGCTCAAGCCGAAAACCTACGTAAAATGTTTCTAGCGATGGCTAGCGATATTCGAGTTGTACTAGTCAAGCTTGCAGATAGACTTCACAATATGCGTACTATTAGTTACCTAGCAGAAGAAAAGCAAACTCGAATAGCTAAAGAAACAAGAGAGATTTATGCTCCACTTGCGAACCGCCTAGGGATAGGACGTTTAAAATGGGAATTAGAAGACTTAGCATTTAAACTTTTAGAACCGGATCCCTTCCGCGAAATTCAACAACAGATAGCTAGTAAGCGTAGTGAAAGAGAGGAGAGATTGAATACAACTGTTCAATTACTGAAAGATCGTTTGAACTCCGCAGGACTTCATCAATGTGAAGTAAGTGGTAGACCAAAGCATTTATATGGAATTTGGAGCAAAATGCAAAGACAACAAAAAGAGTTTCATGAAATTTTTGATGTAGCTGCTCTAAGAATTATTGTCTCAGACGTCGAGACATGTTATCGAGCCCTTGCCGTTGTACATGATACATTCAGACCAATACCTGGACGCTTCAAGGATTACATAGGCCTTCCAAAACCAAATGGCTATCAATCCCTTCATACAGCTGTAATTGGCAGGCACAGACCTATCGAAGTACAAATTAGAACTCCAGAAATGCATAGAGTTTCAGAATTTGGAATTGCAGCTCACTGGAAATATAAGGAAGGAGGGTCTCCAGCAAATCCTGATTCAGAAAAATTTAATTGGTTGCGTCAATTAGTTGAATGGCAACAAGAAGATGGTGTTAATGATCATAATGACTACTTAGCATCAATTAAAGAAGATTTATTTGACGAGGAAGTATTTGTTTTCACTCCAAAAGGAGATGTCTTGGGATTAAGGAATGGTTCAACAGCAATCGATTTCGCTTATCGCATTCACTCTGAAGTAGGAAATCATTGCAATGGGGCTAGAATTAATGACCGTCTATGTGTGCTGTCAACACCTCTTGAAAATGGAGATTTTGTAGAAATTCTCACTCATAAGAGTTCTCATCCAAGCTTAGATTGGTTAAATTATGTTGCGACACCCACAGCTAGGAATCGCATTAGACAATGGTATAAAAAAAGTCATCGTCAAGAAACAATATCAAGAGGGAAGGAATTATTAGAACAAGAATTTGGTCGTAAAGGAATTGATAATTTACTTAAAGGCAATGCGATAACAAAAGTTGCGGAAAGATGTAATCTAAAGTCTGCGGATGATTTATTAGCTGCACTTGGGTTTGGGGCCTTAACCTTACATCAAGTAATGAATAGATTCAGAGAAGAAATAAAAATACTAAACCAAGTACCTGAGACCGAATTAAGTGATATCGAGCTAGCAAACCAAATTGGAGCACAAGCAAATTTAGCTTCAAATAAATCTAAATTATCTCAAACAAAATGTTCACCCATAGTTGGACTAGAGGGACTTGACTATCGACTAGGGGGGTGTTGTAGTCCTCTACCAGGAGAAGCAATACTTGGAACAATTGCGCTTGGCAATCACGGTATCACCATACATCGAACTAATTGTGTCAATCTAGAATCAATACCTAATAGCAGAAGACTATCAGTCCAGTGGAATGCAAATGCACGTATCAAAGAAGAAAAGTTTCCTATTCAATTAAGGATTGAAGTTATTGACCGAGTAGGTGTACTTAAAGACATATTAATGAGACTTTCTGATAGAGGTATTAATGTAATCGATGCAAGAGTTCAAACTTCACATGGAAAGCCTGCATGCATAGACCTGAAAGTTGAGCTGGAAAGTGTTAATCAATTAGAAATCACTATTAATCAAATTCGTTCAATGGTTGATGTTTTAGATATTGCTCGAACATGA
- the nadC gene encoding carboxylating nicotinate-nucleotide diphosphorylase translates to MDLRSPKLHKILDTWIEEDLGDGDLTRFVLSDRSASAHWVAKEDGTFCGGDLVKLIFRKIDPKVDIQLLIEDGQKFGKNQRLLELKGSSSSLVAGERVSLNVAMHLSGIATSTALLVTELSGSKVKLADTRKTTPGMRVFEKYAFHCGGGINHRLGLDDAAMLKENHIEWSQGISESIKILKNTIPWTKKIIVEAETPSQAKEAVEAGADGVLLDEMPVQAIEKLVPELRQLSKNSKSKYVSQNIVIEVSGINPNNVSDYIFTGIDLISTSAPITKSKWIDFSMRFD, encoded by the coding sequence GTGGATCTTCGCTCACCCAAGCTACATAAAATATTAGACACATGGATTGAGGAAGATCTCGGCGACGGAGATCTCACAAGATTTGTCCTCAGCGACAGAAGTGCATCAGCGCATTGGGTTGCGAAAGAGGATGGGACTTTTTGTGGTGGAGATCTGGTCAAACTTATATTTAGAAAAATTGATCCTAAAGTTGATATTCAACTTCTCATAGAGGATGGTCAGAAATTTGGAAAGAATCAAAGACTACTAGAATTAAAAGGATCTTCCTCTTCCTTAGTAGCAGGAGAGCGAGTAAGTCTGAATGTGGCCATGCATCTTTCTGGTATTGCTACATCGACAGCTCTATTGGTAACTGAACTATCAGGATCCAAGGTGAAGTTAGCAGACACCCGTAAAACAACTCCAGGGATGAGAGTATTCGAAAAATATGCCTTTCATTGTGGTGGCGGCATTAATCATAGACTTGGATTAGATGATGCTGCCATGTTGAAAGAAAATCATATTGAATGGTCGCAGGGGATTAGCGAGAGTATCAAAATCTTAAAAAATACTATTCCATGGACAAAAAAAATAATAGTCGAAGCAGAAACACCCTCCCAAGCGAAAGAAGCTGTAGAAGCAGGGGCTGATGGAGTTTTACTTGACGAAATGCCTGTTCAAGCCATAGAGAAATTAGTTCCAGAATTACGTCAACTTTCAAAAAATAGTAAGTCCAAATACGTCTCCCAAAATATTGTTATTGAAGTTTCTGGAATCAATCCAAATAATGTATCAGACTATATTTTTACAGGTATTGATCTAATCTCAACTAGTGCGCCAATCACTAAAAGCAAATGGATAGATTTCAGTATGCGCTTTGACTAA
- a CDS encoding DUF2062 domain-containing protein encodes MKKIFLNLIQRIRKFISWLWNQEGSPSQRALGLGVGIFSGCFPFFGLQTLMGVFLAKIFKGNSILAAVGTWISNPLTYVPLYFFNYRLGSLILNKNKNIVDFSHITTNELWSQGWYLSSRLIMGSICMGLFTGIVGGLGLYFLLKKLSHKM; translated from the coding sequence ATGAAAAAAATCTTTCTAAATCTAATACAAAGAATTCGTAAATTTATCTCTTGGCTCTGGAATCAGGAAGGTTCTCCCTCTCAGAGAGCATTAGGGTTGGGCGTAGGGATATTTAGTGGTTGTTTCCCATTCTTTGGTTTGCAAACCTTGATGGGTGTGTTTTTAGCAAAAATTTTCAAGGGAAATAGTATTTTGGCTGCTGTTGGGACCTGGATTAGCAACCCATTGACTTATGTTCCTCTTTATTTTTTCAATTATAGACTAGGCTCTTTAATACTAAATAAAAATAAAAATATAGTAGATTTTAGCCATATAACTACAAATGAGTTGTGGTCTCAAGGTTGGTACTTGAGTTCTCGGCTGATAATGGGCTCGATATGTATGGGCCTTTTTACTGGAATCGTTGGAGGACTTGGTCTATATTTCTTGCTCAAAAAACTTTCTCATAAAATGTAA
- the argS gene encoding arginine--tRNA ligase yields the protein MLEISARLEEALNRAFIKVFPQEDRSSKTSSVLTGSNLVPASKPEFGDFQINCALSLAKEIKRPPRDIAQQIANQLQKDNDFIRICDPPVIAGPGFINLSINSKTLISEIHFRLNDQRLGVPLKKFSTDKIEEGKSNNRVIIDFSSPNIAKEMHVGHLRSTIIGDSLARVLEFCGYEVLRLNHVGDWGTQFGMLITHLKEVVPEVLHTKDVVEISDLVNFYRQAKKRFDEDLIFQNKSRSEVVNLQAGDKESLIAWQLLCNQSRKEFQKIYDRLDIKLTERGESFYNKFLVDVINDLKNKKLLINDQGAQCIFLDGLVGKDGKPQPIIIQKSDGGFNYATTDLAAIKYRLTIPPHGDGACRLIYVTDAGQASHFSGVFQIAKLANWIPTDCQIEHVPFGLVQGEDGKKLKTRSGETIRLVDLLDEAIQRARDDLKNRLNTESRSENENFIDKVSTTVGIASIKYADLSQNRISNYQFSFDKMLSLQGNTAPYLLYALVRIAGISRKGGDLNVSSQNIQFNESQEWDLIRKLLQLDSIIAEVEKELLPNRLCGYLFELSQTFNRFYDQVPILKASEPSRASRLVLCSITADTLKLGMSLLGIPTLERM from the coding sequence ATGCTTGAAATATCCGCCAGATTAGAAGAAGCACTTAATAGAGCTTTCATCAAAGTATTCCCACAAGAGGATCGAAGTTCAAAAACTTCTTCAGTACTTACAGGTTCTAATTTAGTCCCCGCATCCAAGCCTGAATTTGGAGATTTTCAAATAAATTGTGCTTTATCACTAGCAAAAGAAATCAAACGACCTCCCCGTGATATTGCACAACAAATAGCGAATCAACTACAAAAAGATAATGATTTCATTAGAATATGTGATCCACCAGTAATTGCAGGTCCAGGTTTCATAAACCTATCCATAAATTCAAAAACACTTATATCTGAAATCCATTTTCGTTTAAATGATCAAAGATTGGGAGTGCCTCTAAAAAAATTCAGTACTGACAAAATAGAAGAGGGGAAAAGTAATAACCGCGTGATTATTGATTTTTCCAGTCCAAATATTGCTAAAGAAATGCATGTTGGGCACTTACGATCAACAATTATTGGAGACTCCCTCGCACGGGTTCTTGAATTCTGCGGTTATGAAGTCTTACGACTCAATCATGTAGGGGATTGGGGTACACAATTTGGCATGCTTATTACTCATCTAAAAGAGGTTGTACCAGAGGTACTCCATACAAAAGATGTAGTAGAAATAAGCGATCTCGTGAATTTCTATCGTCAAGCAAAGAAAAGATTTGATGAAGATCTAATCTTTCAAAATAAATCTAGAAGTGAAGTTGTTAATTTACAAGCAGGTGACAAAGAAAGTCTGATTGCTTGGCAATTACTCTGCAATCAATCCAGAAAAGAGTTTCAAAAGATCTATGATCGACTTGATATCAAGCTGACTGAAAGAGGGGAATCCTTTTATAACAAATTTTTAGTAGATGTTATTAATGATTTAAAAAATAAAAAATTACTAATAAATGATCAAGGAGCTCAATGTATTTTCCTTGATGGCTTAGTCGGAAAAGATGGTAAACCTCAACCAATAATTATTCAAAAAAGTGACGGAGGTTTTAATTATGCAACCACTGATTTGGCAGCGATTAAATACAGATTAACTATCCCTCCGCATGGAGATGGAGCATGCCGTTTAATTTATGTCACAGATGCCGGGCAAGCATCACATTTCTCTGGAGTTTTTCAAATTGCAAAGCTTGCAAATTGGATTCCTACAGATTGTCAAATCGAGCATGTTCCCTTTGGTCTCGTTCAAGGAGAAGATGGTAAGAAGTTAAAAACTCGTTCTGGTGAGACAATTAGACTAGTAGATCTTCTTGATGAAGCAATTCAACGAGCAAGAGACGATCTTAAAAATCGTCTCAATACTGAAAGCAGATCCGAAAATGAAAATTTTATAGATAAAGTTTCTACTACTGTCGGGATTGCATCAATCAAGTATGCGGATCTAAGCCAAAATAGAATTTCTAATTACCAATTTAGTTTTGACAAGATGCTTTCTTTGCAGGGTAATACAGCACCATATTTACTTTATGCATTGGTACGAATTGCCGGAATATCTCGCAAAGGTGGTGATTTAAATGTATCAAGTCAGAATATTCAGTTTAATGAATCACAAGAATGGGACTTAATTCGCAAGCTATTGCAACTTGATTCTATTATCGCTGAAGTAGAAAAAGAACTGCTTCCTAATCGTCTATGCGGGTATTTATTTGAATTAAGTCAGACCTTTAACAGATTCTATGATCAAGTTCCTATTTTAAAAGCAAGTGAACCTTCAAGAGCCAGTAGACTTGTTTTATGCTCTATCACTGCAGATACACTTAAACTGGGGATGAGTTTGCTAGGCATCCCCACTCTGGAGAGAATGTAA
- the mnmE gene encoding tRNA uridine-5-carboxymethylaminomethyl(34) synthesis GTPase MnmE, with amino-acid sequence MNSFSPTEDTIAAIATAVSPGQGSIAVIRISGASAIEITKTIVHIPGKHDWSSHKVLYGHVTEANQTIYIDEVLILIMKGPRSFTGEDVVEIQCHGGIIAVQKILERILTIPKVRRAEPGEFSQRAVLNGRLSLTQAEAISELVSARSRKAAELAINGIEGNIQTTIQFIRKRLIEQLTEIEARIDFEEDLPILDEKHVKNEIIAIKKDLNELIDNAKRGSWVHSGLTVALTGKPNVGKSSLLNRLCKQEKAIVTDLPGTTRDLLESEIILEGIPVTLIDTAGLRETKNIIEKIGISRTKKTLIQADLIILIFDYSKGWTSDDESILKQLPINIPCLIVGNKSDLKNNQNFERVPKHILEKENLVIMSAKTGIGEDTLINDLLKTSGASQTHGLLIALNDRQLDLAKSTMKSLENINKVFDEKLPWDFWTIDLRQAINYLGELTGEDLTESLLDNIFSKFCIGK; translated from the coding sequence ATGAATTCGTTTTCCCCTACTGAAGATACTATTGCTGCAATTGCAACTGCCGTTTCTCCCGGTCAAGGAAGTATAGCTGTCATTAGGATCTCTGGCGCATCAGCTATCGAGATAACTAAAACGATTGTTCATATTCCTGGAAAGCACGATTGGAGCAGTCACAAAGTGCTTTATGGACATGTAACCGAAGCAAATCAAACAATATATATAGATGAAGTATTAATTTTAATAATGAAAGGACCGCGAAGCTTCACAGGTGAAGATGTCGTAGAAATTCAATGCCATGGTGGAATCATTGCAGTCCAGAAGATCCTAGAAAGAATACTTACCATCCCAAAAGTTCGAAGAGCAGAACCAGGTGAGTTTAGTCAACGAGCAGTGCTTAATGGACGTCTTAGTCTTACTCAAGCTGAAGCAATTAGTGAGTTGGTGTCAGCAAGGAGTCGAAAAGCAGCAGAACTAGCGATTAATGGAATTGAAGGAAATATTCAAACTACGATTCAATTCATCAGGAAACGATTGATTGAGCAACTAACAGAAATTGAAGCAAGAATAGACTTTGAAGAAGATCTTCCAATTTTAGATGAAAAACATGTAAAGAATGAGATTATCGCAATCAAAAAAGATCTTAACGAACTAATTGATAATGCTAAAAGAGGATCTTGGGTTCATTCTGGCTTAACAGTTGCACTAACTGGAAAGCCTAATGTAGGAAAAAGCTCCTTACTTAACAGGCTTTGTAAACAAGAAAAAGCTATTGTAACTGACCTACCTGGAACTACTAGAGATCTATTGGAAAGTGAGATTATCTTAGAGGGAATACCAGTAACTTTGATTGATACAGCAGGTCTAAGAGAGACTAAAAATATTATAGAAAAAATTGGTATTTCAAGAACTAAAAAAACTTTAATTCAAGCTGATCTCATCATATTAATCTTTGATTATTCAAAAGGTTGGACTAGCGATGATGAATCGATACTAAAACAATTACCTATCAATATTCCATGCTTGATTGTTGGAAATAAATCTGACTTAAAGAATAATCAAAATTTTGAAAGAGTTCCAAAACATATATTAGAAAAAGAAAATCTAGTGATTATGAGTGCAAAAACCGGTATTGGAGAAGATACCCTAATTAATGACCTACTAAAAACATCTGGTGCATCTCAAACCCATGGATTGCTTATTGCTCTAAATGACAGACAACTTGATCTAGCAAAATCCACAATGAAATCTCTGGAAAACATTAATAAAGTTTTTGATGAAAAGCTTCCATGGGATTTCTGGACAATCGATTTAAGACAAGCGATTAATTATTTAGGCGAACTAACAGGAGAAGACTTAACAGAAAGCTTACTTGATAACATATTTTCAAAATTCTGTATTGGCAAGTAA